A region of Vitis riparia cultivar Riparia Gloire de Montpellier isolate 1030 chromosome 1, EGFV_Vit.rip_1.0, whole genome shotgun sequence DNA encodes the following proteins:
- the LOC117911375 gene encoding protein argonaute 7: protein MEETDKSNANKKCTPKGRSFSGRTNPNDHQLFQYSNPFRFSNQNQYRSYSALHPPPPPIPLPQNQNFRSKAHLQKPSWKHDNPPRATSSDTQVSPLTVSTAPEDTERRASFSPRGENGRKVMGATQAMVTARRPDSGGIEGPVISLLANHFLVQFDSSQRIFHYDVEISPNPSKEVARMIKRKLVEEKSVELSGALPAFDGRKNLYSPVEFQNDRLELFIGLPIPTSKSLSPSGEIKDALQEKHPQIKLFRINIKLVSKFDGKELNSYLSKEGDDWIPLPQDYLHALDIVLRESPTEKCVPVGRSLYSSSMGGTKEIGGGAVGLRGFFQSLRPTQQGLALNVDFSVTAFHESIGIIPYLQKRVEFLRDLSQRKTRGLTGEERKEVEKALKNIRVFVCHRETVQRYRVHSLTEETTENLWFKDRDGKILRLVNYFKDHYSYDIQFRNLPCLQITSSKPCYLPMELCMICEGQKFLGKLSDDQTARILKMGCQRPRERKAIIDGVMRGAVGPTSGSQEREFKLDVSREMTRLNGRVLEPPKLKLGDGGHVRDLIPSRHDRQWNLLDSHVFEGTHIERWALISFGGTPDQKSNIPRFIIQLSQRCEQLGILLNKNTVMSPQFEPIQVLNNVSLLESKLKKIHRTALNNLQLLMCIMERKHKGYADLKRIAETSIGVVSQCCLYQNLGKLSSQFLANLALKINAKVGGCTVALYDSLPSQIPRLLRPDEPVIFMGADVTHPHPLDDFSPSIAAVVGSMNWPSANKYVSRMRSQTHRQEIIQDLGAMVGEILDDFYQQVSQLPKRIIFFRDGVSETQFYKVLQEELQAIRVACSRFPSYRPPITFAVVQKRHHTRLFPNESNPSSIGNQFSDDNIPPGTVVDAVITHPREFDFYLCSHWGVKGTSRPTHYHVLWDDNHFTSDELQKLVYNLCYTFVRCTKPVSLVPPAYYAHLAAYRGRLYLERSEFTALARSTSALSRAAPPKTAPLPKLSENVKKLMFYC, encoded by the exons ATGGAAGAAACAGATAAGTCCAATGCTAACAAGAAATGCACTCCCAAAGGCAGGAGTTTCAGTGGAAGGACCAACCCTAATGATCATCAGTTGTTTCAATACTCAAATCCTTTTAGGTTCTCTAACCAGAACCAGTACCGGAGCTACTCAGCTCTTCATCCTCCGCCTCCTCCCATACCTCTGCCTCAAAACCAGAACTTTAGATCAAAAGCCCATTTGCAGAAACCTTCATGGAAGCATGACAACCCCCCTCGTGCCACCTCGTCGGATACCCAGGTCTCACCACTCACAGTATCAACAG CACCAGAGGACACCGAGCGGCGAGCCAGTTTCTCCCCCAGAGGAGAAAATGGAAGGAAGGTCATGGGTGCCACACAAGCAATGGTGACTGCAAGAAGACCAGATTCTGGTGGAATAGAAGGGCCAGTTATATCTCTTCTTGCAAACCATTTTCTTGTCCAGTTTGATTCTTCGCAGAGAATATTCCATTATGATGTTGAGATCTCTCCAAATCCTTCCAAGGAAGTGGCTCGAATGATCAAGAGAAAACTAGTCGAGGAGAAGTCTGTTGAGCTGTCTGGTGCTCTTCCTGCCTTTGATGGGCGAAAGAATCTCTACAGCCCAGTCGAATTCCAAAATGACAGGCTTGAACTATTTATTGGTCTTCCCATTCCCACTAGCAAGTCATTGTCACCGTCAGGGGAAATAAAGGACGCCTTGCAAGAAAAGCATCCACAGATTAAGCTCTTCCGCATAAACATCAAACTTGTATCAAAATTTGATGGGAAGGAATTGAATAGCTACTTGAGCAAAGAGGGAGATGATTGGATTCCACTTCCTCAGGATTATCTTCATGCTCTAGATATTGTTTTGAGGGAGAGCCCCACTGAGAAGTGTGTGCCTGTGGGTAGATCACTGTACTCGAGTTCAATGGGAGGGACTAAAGAAATTGGAGGAGGGGCGGTTGGATTAAGAGGGTTCTTTCAGAGTCTTAGACCAACCCAGCAAGGACTTGCTCTCAATGTGGATTTTTCAGTGACCGCATTCCATGAGAGCATAGGAATAATACCCTACTTGCAGAAGCGTGTTGAGTTTCTTCGAGACCTTTCCCAGAGGAAGACAAGAGGTTTGACGGGCGAAGAAAGGAAAGAAGTGGAGAAGGCATTGAAGAATATCAGGGTCTTTGTATGTCATAGAGAAACTGTTCAGAGATATCGGGTGCATAGCTTAACGGAGGAAACTACGGAAAATCTCTGGTTCAAAGACAGGGATGGGAAGATTCTGAGGCTGGTGAATTACTTCAAGGATCACTATAGCTACGATATACAGTTCAGGAATTTACCATGTTTGCAGATTACAAGTAGCAAACCATGCTATCTTCCTATGGAGCTTTGTATGATCTGTGAAGGCCAAAAATTTCTTGGGAAGCTATCTGATGATCAAACTGCAAGAATACTTAAAATGGGCTGCCAGAGACCAAGAGAACGAAAAGCCATTATTGATGGGGTCATGAGAGGAGCGGTTGGGCCAACAAG TGGCAGCCAGGAAAGAGAATTCAAACTTGATGTTTCAAGAGAAATGACACGATTGAATGGGAGAGTTCTGGAACCTCCTAAGCTAAAACTTGGTGACGGTGGGCATGTAAGAGATCTAATTCCTTCCCGTCATGATCGGCAGTGGAACCTTTTGGACAGTCATGTGTTTGAAGGGACTCACATAGAAAGGTGGGCACTGATTAGCTTTGGTGGCACTCCAGATCAGAAATCTAATATTCCCAGATTCATAATCCAGCTATCTCAAAGGTGTGAACAATTGGGCATCCTTCTTAACAAAAACACCGTCATGAGCCCCCAGTTTGAACCAATCCAAGTTCTCAACAATGTCTCCCTTTTGGAATCTAAACTCAAGAAAATCCACAGAACTGCATTGAATAATCTCCAGCTTCTTATGTGCATAATGGAGAGAAAGCACAAAGGGTATGCAGATTTGAAGCGAATTGCTGAGACCAGCATTGGGGTTGTAAGTCAGTGCTGCTTGTACCAAAATCTTGGCAAGTTGAGTTCACAGTTCCTGGCAAACCTGGCTCTCAAGATCAATGCCAAAGTCGGAGGATGCACTGTTGCCTTGTACGATTCATTACCTTCCCAGATCCCGCGCCTCCTTCGCCCCGATGAGCCAGTCATCTTCATGGGTGCTGATGTGACTCATCCTCACCCGCTTGATGATTTCAGCCCCTCTATTGCAGCCGTGGTTGGGAGCATGAACTGGCCATCAGCTAACAAGTATGTTTCAAGAATGAGGTCCCAGACCCATCGTCAAGAAATTATCCAGGATCTTGGTGCTATGGTCGGAGAAATACTGGATGATTTTTATCAGCAAGTTTCCCAACTCCCCAAGAGGATAATTTTTTTCAGGGATGGAGTCAGCGAAACCCAGTTCTATAAGGTGCTCCAAGAGGAGTTGCAAGCGATAAGAGTGGCTTGCTCTAGATTTCCCAGTTACAGGCCTCCCATTACTTTTGCAGTGGTTCAGAAGAGGCACCACACGAGATTGTTTCCGAATGAAAGCAATCCATCTTCCATTGGAAACCAGTTCTCGGACGACAACATCCCCCCAGGGACAGTTGTTGATGCTGTGATTACTCACCCAAGGGAATTTGATTTCTATCTTTGTAGCCATTGGGGTGTGAAGGGAACAAGCCGACCAACCCATTACCATGTCTTATGGGATGACAACCATTTCACTTCTGATGAACTCCAGAAGCTGGTTTACAATCTATGCTACACATTTGTGAGATGTACCAAACCGGTTTCGTTGGTGCCCCCAGCTTACTACGCCCACCTGGCTGCATACCGAGGCAGACTATACCTGGAGCGTTCAGAATTCACAGCATTGGCTAGAAGCACTAGCGCACTCTCCCGAGCTGCCCCTCCTAAGACAGCTCCTCTGCCCAAACTTAGCGAGAATGTTAAGAAACTGATGTTCTATTGCTGA